The Gasterosteus aculeatus chromosome 8, fGasAcu3.hap1.1, whole genome shotgun sequence genome has a window encoding:
- the evi5b gene encoding ecotropic viral integration site 5 protein homolog isoform X2, translated as MSTDAPVFEPQVYPNKSIFFLSNELEVATDKVAGKLSSTLSWVKNSVSHTVSQMASQVATPTSLQTTSSSTSLSSPALSPASPGQLSPDDVQLLAKLEEQNRLLETDSKSLRSMNGSRRNSGSSLVSSSSASSNLSHLEEDSWILWGRIVNEWEEVRKKKEKQLKDLVRRGIPHHFRAIVWQLLCNAQNMPIKDQYSELLKMTSPCEKLIRRDIARTYPEHEFFKEKDSLGQEVLFNVMKAYSLVDREVGYCQGSAFIVGLLLMQMPEEEAFCVFVKLMQDYRLRELFKPSMAELGLCMYQFEYMIQEQLPDLHIHFQAQSFHTSMYASSWFLTIFLTSFPLPVATRIFDIFMCEGLEIVFRVGLAILQMNQTELIQLDMEGMLQHFQRVIPHQLDSGPDKVIQAAYQVKYNGKKMKKLEKEYTTIKTKEMEEQVEIKRLRTENRLLKQRIDTLEKESASLADRLIQGQVTRAQEAEELYLVKRELATLKQQSEEAGAQLEQAKATTRQLHQPQAGAPRYSEESVLQLERELVQARLKEAESQCALKEMQDKILDIEKRNTSLPDDTNVARLQDELICVKLREVEALTGLKELRQQVRDLEDHWQRHMARTAGRWKDGPKKNTLCELQDELMSVRLREAEAQAELRETRQRMLEQETQNQIHSNQLRRAEQESRCLQECVQTLTLQNKDLHGQLQEIKRRQAELECKSKEEVMAVRLREADNIAAMAELQQQISELEIQKEEGKVQGQLNHTDSSQYIHDLKDQIAELKDEIRCLKGQRGRPGQPTFDGIHIVNHYVGDHGTYQSSDEDAVKGPSLQETQQRSRVRIRLPANLGDTDSEEEEEEDDDEEDEESLRLTVPPSGSHKSTTV; from the exons ATGTCCACTGACGCGCCGGTGTTCGAACCTCAAGTCTACCCGAACAAAAGTATATTTTTTCTCAGCAATGAACTTGAG GTGGCGACAGACAAGGTTGCTGGTAAGCTGAGTTCTACTCTCTCATGGGTGAAGAACTCTGTGTCCCACACGGTCAGTCAGATGGCTAGTCAGGTGGCCACGCCCACGTCCCTGCagaccacctcctcctccacgtcgcTGTCCTCGCCCGCCCTCTCCCCGGCCTCACCGGGCCAGCTCAGTCCCGACGATGTGCAGCTGCTCGCCAAGCTCGAGGAGCAGAACAG GCTGCTGGAGACGGACAGCAAGTCGCTGCGCTCCATGAACGGCTCCAGGCGAAACAGCGGCTCCTCCCTGGTGTccagctcctccgcctcctccaacCTGTCCCACCTCGAGGAGGACTCCTGGATCCTGTGGGGACGGATCGTCAACGAGTGGGAGGAGGTGcgcaagaagaaggagaagcagctCAAG GATCTCGtcaggagagggatccctcaCCACTTTCGGGCGATCGTGTGGCAATTGTTGTGCAACGCGCAGAATATGCCCATCAAGGATCAGTACTCGGAACTCCTGAAGATGACGTCGCCCTGTGAGAAGCTGATTCGCAGGGACATCGCGCGCACTTACCCCGAACACGAGTTCTTCAAGGAAAAGGACAGCCTGGGCCAGGAAGTGCTCTTCAACGTCATGAAG GCGTATTCTCTGGTTGACCGCGAGGTCGGCTATTGTCAGGGGAGTGCATTCATTGTAGGACTGCTGCTCATGCAG ATGCCAGAAGAGGAGGCTTTCTGCGTGTTTGTGAAGTTGATGCAGGACTACAGATTACGAGAGCTCTTCAAGCCCAGCATGGCCGAGCTGGGACTCTGCATGTACCAGTTTGAGTACATGATTCAG GAACAACTCCCAGATCTGCACATCCATTTCCAGGCTCAGAGCTTTCACACCTCCATGTATGCCTCCTCCTGGTTCCTCACCATCTTCCtcacctccttccctctgcCCGTCGCCACGAGGATCTTTGACATCTTCATGTGTGAG GGTCTGGAGATAGTGTTCCGCGTTGGGCTGGCCATCCTCCAGATGAACCAAACCGAACTCATCCAGCTGGACATGGAGGGAATGTTACAG CACTTCCAGAGAGTCATCCCTCACCAGTTGGACAGCGGACCGGATAAAGTCATCCAGGCTGCTTATCAAGTTAAATACAACggcaagaagatgaagaa GTTAGAGAAAGAATACACTACAATCAAAACTaaagagatggaggagcaggtggagataAAG AGGTTGCGGACGGAGAACCGTCTTCTGAAGCAGAGGATAGACACGCTAGAGAAA GAAAGTGCTTCCTTGGCAGATAGATTGATCCAG GGACAAGTGACTCGGGCTCAGGAGGCAGAGGAGCTGTACCTGGTCAAGCGGGAGCTGGCCACACTCAAACAGCAGAGCGAGGAGGCCGGTGCTCAGCTGGAGCAGGCCAAGGCAACCACCAGGCAGCTCCATCAGCCGCAAGCG GGGGCCCCTCGGTACTCTGAGGAGTCCGTCctgcagctggagagagagCTGGTGCAGGCCCGGCTGAAGGAGGCGGAGTCTCAGTGCGCCCTCAAGGAGATGCAGGACAAGATCTTGGATATAGAAAAG AGGAACACGTCGCTACCTGATGATACCAATGTGGCGCGTCTACAAGACGAGCTGATCTGCGTGAAGCTGAGAGAGGTGGAGGCTCTGACCGGCCTGAAAGAGCTGAGGCAGCAAGTCAGAGACCTGGAGGATCACTGGCAG CGTCACATGGCACGCACCGCTGGTCGCTGGAAGGACGGCCCCAAGAAGAATACGCTGTGCGAGCTGCAGGACGAGCTGATGAGCGTGAGGCTACGTGAGGCCGAGGCGCAGGCAGAGCTGAGGGAGACGCGGCAGAGGATGCTGGAGCAGGAGACGCAG AATCAGATCCACAGTAACCAGCTGCGGCGGGCGGAGCAGGAGAGTCGCTGTCTCCAGGAGTGTGTGCAAACGCTGACGCTGCAAAATAAAGACCTGCATGGGCAACTGCAGGAGATCAAGCGTAGACAAGCTGAGCTAGAGTGCAAG AGtaaggaggaggtgatggcaGTGAGGCTGCGGGAGGCAGACAACATTGCTGCAATGgctgagctccagcagcagatcTCCGAGCTAGAGATTCAG aaagaagaaggaaaggTCCAAGGCCAACTGAACCACACGGACTCGAGCCAGTACATCCACGACCTGAAAGACCAGATAGCAGAGCTAAAAGACGAG ATTCGCTGCTTAAAAGGACAGCGGGGACGGCCCGGTCAGCCCACTTTTGATGGGATCCACATCGTCAATCACTACGTGGGGGACCACGGGACCTACCAGTCCTCAGATGAAGATGCCGTCAAGGGCCCGAGCCTGCAGGAGACCCAGCAGAGGAGCAGGGTCCGGATCCGGCTGCCCGCCAACCTCGGGGACacggacagcgaggaggaggaggaggaggacgacgatgaggaagacgaggagtcCCTGCGGCTCACTGTACCCCCGAGTGGCAGCCACAAGTCCACCACCGTGTGA
- the evi5b gene encoding ecotropic viral integration site 5 protein homolog isoform X1 yields MSTDAPVFEPQVYPNKSIFFLSNELEVATDKVAGKLSSTLSWVKNSVSHTVSQMASQVATPTSLQTTSSSTSLSSPALSPASPGQLSPDDVQLLAKLEEQNRLLETDSKSLRSMNGSRRNSGSSLVSSSSASSNLSHLEEDSWILWGRIVNEWEEVRKKKEKQLKDLVRRGIPHHFRAIVWQLLCNAQNMPIKDQYSELLKMTSPCEKLIRRDIARTYPEHEFFKEKDSLGQEVLFNVMKAYSLVDREVGYCQGSAFIVGLLLMQMPEEEAFCVFVKLMQDYRLRELFKPSMAELGLCMYQFEYMIQEQLPDLHIHFQAQSFHTSMYASSWFLTIFLTSFPLPVATRIFDIFMCEGLEIVFRVGLAILQMNQTELIQLDMEGMLQHFQRVIPHQLDSGPDKVIQAAYQVKYNGKKMKKLEKEYTTIKTKEMEEQVEIKRLRTENRLLKQRIDTLEKESASLADRLIQGQVTRAQEAEELYLVKRELATLKQQSEEAGAQLEQAKATTRQLHQPQAKGAPRYSEESVLQLERELVQARLKEAESQCALKEMQDKILDIEKRNTSLPDDTNVARLQDELICVKLREVEALTGLKELRQQVRDLEDHWQRHMARTAGRWKDGPKKNTLCELQDELMSVRLREAEAQAELRETRQRMLEQETQNQIHSNQLRRAEQESRCLQECVQTLTLQNKDLHGQLQEIKRRQAELECKSKEEVMAVRLREADNIAAMAELQQQISELEIQKEEGKVQGQLNHTDSSQYIHDLKDQIAELKDEIRCLKGQRGRPGQPTFDGIHIVNHYVGDHGTYQSSDEDAVKGPSLQETQQRSRVRIRLPANLGDTDSEEEEEEDDDEEDEESLRLTVPPSGSHKSTTV; encoded by the exons ATGTCCACTGACGCGCCGGTGTTCGAACCTCAAGTCTACCCGAACAAAAGTATATTTTTTCTCAGCAATGAACTTGAG GTGGCGACAGACAAGGTTGCTGGTAAGCTGAGTTCTACTCTCTCATGGGTGAAGAACTCTGTGTCCCACACGGTCAGTCAGATGGCTAGTCAGGTGGCCACGCCCACGTCCCTGCagaccacctcctcctccacgtcgcTGTCCTCGCCCGCCCTCTCCCCGGCCTCACCGGGCCAGCTCAGTCCCGACGATGTGCAGCTGCTCGCCAAGCTCGAGGAGCAGAACAG GCTGCTGGAGACGGACAGCAAGTCGCTGCGCTCCATGAACGGCTCCAGGCGAAACAGCGGCTCCTCCCTGGTGTccagctcctccgcctcctccaacCTGTCCCACCTCGAGGAGGACTCCTGGATCCTGTGGGGACGGATCGTCAACGAGTGGGAGGAGGTGcgcaagaagaaggagaagcagctCAAG GATCTCGtcaggagagggatccctcaCCACTTTCGGGCGATCGTGTGGCAATTGTTGTGCAACGCGCAGAATATGCCCATCAAGGATCAGTACTCGGAACTCCTGAAGATGACGTCGCCCTGTGAGAAGCTGATTCGCAGGGACATCGCGCGCACTTACCCCGAACACGAGTTCTTCAAGGAAAAGGACAGCCTGGGCCAGGAAGTGCTCTTCAACGTCATGAAG GCGTATTCTCTGGTTGACCGCGAGGTCGGCTATTGTCAGGGGAGTGCATTCATTGTAGGACTGCTGCTCATGCAG ATGCCAGAAGAGGAGGCTTTCTGCGTGTTTGTGAAGTTGATGCAGGACTACAGATTACGAGAGCTCTTCAAGCCCAGCATGGCCGAGCTGGGACTCTGCATGTACCAGTTTGAGTACATGATTCAG GAACAACTCCCAGATCTGCACATCCATTTCCAGGCTCAGAGCTTTCACACCTCCATGTATGCCTCCTCCTGGTTCCTCACCATCTTCCtcacctccttccctctgcCCGTCGCCACGAGGATCTTTGACATCTTCATGTGTGAG GGTCTGGAGATAGTGTTCCGCGTTGGGCTGGCCATCCTCCAGATGAACCAAACCGAACTCATCCAGCTGGACATGGAGGGAATGTTACAG CACTTCCAGAGAGTCATCCCTCACCAGTTGGACAGCGGACCGGATAAAGTCATCCAGGCTGCTTATCAAGTTAAATACAACggcaagaagatgaagaa GTTAGAGAAAGAATACACTACAATCAAAACTaaagagatggaggagcaggtggagataAAG AGGTTGCGGACGGAGAACCGTCTTCTGAAGCAGAGGATAGACACGCTAGAGAAA GAAAGTGCTTCCTTGGCAGATAGATTGATCCAG GGACAAGTGACTCGGGCTCAGGAGGCAGAGGAGCTGTACCTGGTCAAGCGGGAGCTGGCCACACTCAAACAGCAGAGCGAGGAGGCCGGTGCTCAGCTGGAGCAGGCCAAGGCAACCACCAGGCAGCTCCATCAGCCGCAAGCG AAGGGGGCCCCTCGGTACTCTGAGGAGTCCGTCctgcagctggagagagagCTGGTGCAGGCCCGGCTGAAGGAGGCGGAGTCTCAGTGCGCCCTCAAGGAGATGCAGGACAAGATCTTGGATATAGAAAAG AGGAACACGTCGCTACCTGATGATACCAATGTGGCGCGTCTACAAGACGAGCTGATCTGCGTGAAGCTGAGAGAGGTGGAGGCTCTGACCGGCCTGAAAGAGCTGAGGCAGCAAGTCAGAGACCTGGAGGATCACTGGCAG CGTCACATGGCACGCACCGCTGGTCGCTGGAAGGACGGCCCCAAGAAGAATACGCTGTGCGAGCTGCAGGACGAGCTGATGAGCGTGAGGCTACGTGAGGCCGAGGCGCAGGCAGAGCTGAGGGAGACGCGGCAGAGGATGCTGGAGCAGGAGACGCAG AATCAGATCCACAGTAACCAGCTGCGGCGGGCGGAGCAGGAGAGTCGCTGTCTCCAGGAGTGTGTGCAAACGCTGACGCTGCAAAATAAAGACCTGCATGGGCAACTGCAGGAGATCAAGCGTAGACAAGCTGAGCTAGAGTGCAAG AGtaaggaggaggtgatggcaGTGAGGCTGCGGGAGGCAGACAACATTGCTGCAATGgctgagctccagcagcagatcTCCGAGCTAGAGATTCAG aaagaagaaggaaaggTCCAAGGCCAACTGAACCACACGGACTCGAGCCAGTACATCCACGACCTGAAAGACCAGATAGCAGAGCTAAAAGACGAG ATTCGCTGCTTAAAAGGACAGCGGGGACGGCCCGGTCAGCCCACTTTTGATGGGATCCACATCGTCAATCACTACGTGGGGGACCACGGGACCTACCAGTCCTCAGATGAAGATGCCGTCAAGGGCCCGAGCCTGCAGGAGACCCAGCAGAGGAGCAGGGTCCGGATCCGGCTGCCCGCCAACCTCGGGGACacggacagcgaggaggaggaggaggaggacgacgatgaggaagacgaggagtcCCTGCGGCTCACTGTACCCCCGAGTGGCAGCCACAAGTCCACCACCGTGTGA
- the evi5b gene encoding ecotropic viral integration site 5 protein homolog isoform X6 has translation MSTDAPVFEPQVYPNKSIFFLSNELEVATDKVAGKLSSTLSWVKNSVSHTVSQMASQVATPTSLQTTSSSTSLSSPALSPASPGQLSPDDVQLLAKLEEQNRLLETDSKSLRSMNGSRRNSGSSLVSSSSASSNLSHLEEDSWILWGRIVNEWEEVRKKKEKQLKDLVRRGIPHHFRAIVWQLLCNAQNMPIKDQYSELLKMTSPCEKLIRRDIARTYPEHEFFKEKDSLGQEVLFNVMKAYSLVDREVGYCQGSAFIVGLLLMQMPEEEAFCVFVKLMQDYRLRELFKPSMAELGLCMYQFEYMIQEQLPDLHIHFQAQSFHTSMYASSWFLTIFLTSFPLPVATRIFDIFMCEGLEIVFRVGLAILQMNQTELIQLDMEGMLQHFQRVIPHQLDSGPDKVIQAAYQVKYNGKKMKKLEKEYTTIKTKEMEEQVEIKRLRTENRLLKQRIDTLEKGAPRYSEESVLQLERELVQARLKEAESQCALKEMQDKILDIEKRNTSLPDDTNVARLQDELICVKLREVEALTGLKELRQQVRDLEDHWQRHMARTAGRWKDGPKKNTLCELQDELMSVRLREAEAQAELRETRQRMLEQETQNQIHSNQLRRAEQESRCLQECVQTLTLQNKDLHGQLQEIKRRQAELECKSKEEVMAVRLREADNIAAMAELQQQISELEIQKEEGKVQGQLNHTDSSQYIHDLKDQIAELKDEIRCLKGQRGRPGQPTFDGIHIVNHYVGDHGTYQSSDEDAVKGPSLQETQQRSRVRIRLPANLGDTDSEEEEEEDDDEEDEESLRLTVPPSGSHKSTTV, from the exons ATGTCCACTGACGCGCCGGTGTTCGAACCTCAAGTCTACCCGAACAAAAGTATATTTTTTCTCAGCAATGAACTTGAG GTGGCGACAGACAAGGTTGCTGGTAAGCTGAGTTCTACTCTCTCATGGGTGAAGAACTCTGTGTCCCACACGGTCAGTCAGATGGCTAGTCAGGTGGCCACGCCCACGTCCCTGCagaccacctcctcctccacgtcgcTGTCCTCGCCCGCCCTCTCCCCGGCCTCACCGGGCCAGCTCAGTCCCGACGATGTGCAGCTGCTCGCCAAGCTCGAGGAGCAGAACAG GCTGCTGGAGACGGACAGCAAGTCGCTGCGCTCCATGAACGGCTCCAGGCGAAACAGCGGCTCCTCCCTGGTGTccagctcctccgcctcctccaacCTGTCCCACCTCGAGGAGGACTCCTGGATCCTGTGGGGACGGATCGTCAACGAGTGGGAGGAGGTGcgcaagaagaaggagaagcagctCAAG GATCTCGtcaggagagggatccctcaCCACTTTCGGGCGATCGTGTGGCAATTGTTGTGCAACGCGCAGAATATGCCCATCAAGGATCAGTACTCGGAACTCCTGAAGATGACGTCGCCCTGTGAGAAGCTGATTCGCAGGGACATCGCGCGCACTTACCCCGAACACGAGTTCTTCAAGGAAAAGGACAGCCTGGGCCAGGAAGTGCTCTTCAACGTCATGAAG GCGTATTCTCTGGTTGACCGCGAGGTCGGCTATTGTCAGGGGAGTGCATTCATTGTAGGACTGCTGCTCATGCAG ATGCCAGAAGAGGAGGCTTTCTGCGTGTTTGTGAAGTTGATGCAGGACTACAGATTACGAGAGCTCTTCAAGCCCAGCATGGCCGAGCTGGGACTCTGCATGTACCAGTTTGAGTACATGATTCAG GAACAACTCCCAGATCTGCACATCCATTTCCAGGCTCAGAGCTTTCACACCTCCATGTATGCCTCCTCCTGGTTCCTCACCATCTTCCtcacctccttccctctgcCCGTCGCCACGAGGATCTTTGACATCTTCATGTGTGAG GGTCTGGAGATAGTGTTCCGCGTTGGGCTGGCCATCCTCCAGATGAACCAAACCGAACTCATCCAGCTGGACATGGAGGGAATGTTACAG CACTTCCAGAGAGTCATCCCTCACCAGTTGGACAGCGGACCGGATAAAGTCATCCAGGCTGCTTATCAAGTTAAATACAACggcaagaagatgaagaa GTTAGAGAAAGAATACACTACAATCAAAACTaaagagatggaggagcaggtggagataAAG AGGTTGCGGACGGAGAACCGTCTTCTGAAGCAGAGGATAGACACGCTAGAGAAA GGGGCCCCTCGGTACTCTGAGGAGTCCGTCctgcagctggagagagagCTGGTGCAGGCCCGGCTGAAGGAGGCGGAGTCTCAGTGCGCCCTCAAGGAGATGCAGGACAAGATCTTGGATATAGAAAAG AGGAACACGTCGCTACCTGATGATACCAATGTGGCGCGTCTACAAGACGAGCTGATCTGCGTGAAGCTGAGAGAGGTGGAGGCTCTGACCGGCCTGAAAGAGCTGAGGCAGCAAGTCAGAGACCTGGAGGATCACTGGCAG CGTCACATGGCACGCACCGCTGGTCGCTGGAAGGACGGCCCCAAGAAGAATACGCTGTGCGAGCTGCAGGACGAGCTGATGAGCGTGAGGCTACGTGAGGCCGAGGCGCAGGCAGAGCTGAGGGAGACGCGGCAGAGGATGCTGGAGCAGGAGACGCAG AATCAGATCCACAGTAACCAGCTGCGGCGGGCGGAGCAGGAGAGTCGCTGTCTCCAGGAGTGTGTGCAAACGCTGACGCTGCAAAATAAAGACCTGCATGGGCAACTGCAGGAGATCAAGCGTAGACAAGCTGAGCTAGAGTGCAAG AGtaaggaggaggtgatggcaGTGAGGCTGCGGGAGGCAGACAACATTGCTGCAATGgctgagctccagcagcagatcTCCGAGCTAGAGATTCAG aaagaagaaggaaaggTCCAAGGCCAACTGAACCACACGGACTCGAGCCAGTACATCCACGACCTGAAAGACCAGATAGCAGAGCTAAAAGACGAG ATTCGCTGCTTAAAAGGACAGCGGGGACGGCCCGGTCAGCCCACTTTTGATGGGATCCACATCGTCAATCACTACGTGGGGGACCACGGGACCTACCAGTCCTCAGATGAAGATGCCGTCAAGGGCCCGAGCCTGCAGGAGACCCAGCAGAGGAGCAGGGTCCGGATCCGGCTGCCCGCCAACCTCGGGGACacggacagcgaggaggaggaggaggaggacgacgatgaggaagacgaggagtcCCTGCGGCTCACTGTACCCCCGAGTGGCAGCCACAAGTCCACCACCGTGTGA
- the evi5b gene encoding ecotropic viral integration site 5 protein homolog isoform X3: protein MSTDAPVFEPQVYPNKSIFFLSNELEVATDKVAGKLSSTLSWVKNSVSHTVSQMASQVATPTSLQTTSSSTSLSSPALSPASPGQLSPDDVQLLAKLEEQNRLLETDSKSLRSMNGSRRNSGSSLVSSSSASSNLSHLEEDSWILWGRIVNEWEEVRKKKEKQLKDLVRRGIPHHFRAIVWQLLCNAQNMPIKDQYSELLKMTSPCEKLIRRDIARTYPEHEFFKEKDSLGQEVLFNVMKAYSLVDREVGYCQGSAFIVGLLLMQMPEEEAFCVFVKLMQDYRLRELFKPSMAELGLCMYQFEYMIQEQLPDLHIHFQAQSFHTSMYASSWFLTIFLTSFPLPVATRIFDIFMCEGLEIVFRVGLAILQMNQTELIQLDMEGMLQHFQRVIPHQLDSGPDKVIQAAYQVKYNGKKMKKLEKEYTTIKTKEMEEQVEIKRLRTENRLLKQRIDTLEKGQVTRAQEAEELYLVKRELATLKQQSEEAGAQLEQAKATTRQLHQPQAKGAPRYSEESVLQLERELVQARLKEAESQCALKEMQDKILDIEKRNTSLPDDTNVARLQDELICVKLREVEALTGLKELRQQVRDLEDHWQRHMARTAGRWKDGPKKNTLCELQDELMSVRLREAEAQAELRETRQRMLEQETQNQIHSNQLRRAEQESRCLQECVQTLTLQNKDLHGQLQEIKRRQAELECKSKEEVMAVRLREADNIAAMAELQQQISELEIQKEEGKVQGQLNHTDSSQYIHDLKDQIAELKDEIRCLKGQRGRPGQPTFDGIHIVNHYVGDHGTYQSSDEDAVKGPSLQETQQRSRVRIRLPANLGDTDSEEEEEEDDDEEDEESLRLTVPPSGSHKSTTV, encoded by the exons ATGTCCACTGACGCGCCGGTGTTCGAACCTCAAGTCTACCCGAACAAAAGTATATTTTTTCTCAGCAATGAACTTGAG GTGGCGACAGACAAGGTTGCTGGTAAGCTGAGTTCTACTCTCTCATGGGTGAAGAACTCTGTGTCCCACACGGTCAGTCAGATGGCTAGTCAGGTGGCCACGCCCACGTCCCTGCagaccacctcctcctccacgtcgcTGTCCTCGCCCGCCCTCTCCCCGGCCTCACCGGGCCAGCTCAGTCCCGACGATGTGCAGCTGCTCGCCAAGCTCGAGGAGCAGAACAG GCTGCTGGAGACGGACAGCAAGTCGCTGCGCTCCATGAACGGCTCCAGGCGAAACAGCGGCTCCTCCCTGGTGTccagctcctccgcctcctccaacCTGTCCCACCTCGAGGAGGACTCCTGGATCCTGTGGGGACGGATCGTCAACGAGTGGGAGGAGGTGcgcaagaagaaggagaagcagctCAAG GATCTCGtcaggagagggatccctcaCCACTTTCGGGCGATCGTGTGGCAATTGTTGTGCAACGCGCAGAATATGCCCATCAAGGATCAGTACTCGGAACTCCTGAAGATGACGTCGCCCTGTGAGAAGCTGATTCGCAGGGACATCGCGCGCACTTACCCCGAACACGAGTTCTTCAAGGAAAAGGACAGCCTGGGCCAGGAAGTGCTCTTCAACGTCATGAAG GCGTATTCTCTGGTTGACCGCGAGGTCGGCTATTGTCAGGGGAGTGCATTCATTGTAGGACTGCTGCTCATGCAG ATGCCAGAAGAGGAGGCTTTCTGCGTGTTTGTGAAGTTGATGCAGGACTACAGATTACGAGAGCTCTTCAAGCCCAGCATGGCCGAGCTGGGACTCTGCATGTACCAGTTTGAGTACATGATTCAG GAACAACTCCCAGATCTGCACATCCATTTCCAGGCTCAGAGCTTTCACACCTCCATGTATGCCTCCTCCTGGTTCCTCACCATCTTCCtcacctccttccctctgcCCGTCGCCACGAGGATCTTTGACATCTTCATGTGTGAG GGTCTGGAGATAGTGTTCCGCGTTGGGCTGGCCATCCTCCAGATGAACCAAACCGAACTCATCCAGCTGGACATGGAGGGAATGTTACAG CACTTCCAGAGAGTCATCCCTCACCAGTTGGACAGCGGACCGGATAAAGTCATCCAGGCTGCTTATCAAGTTAAATACAACggcaagaagatgaagaa GTTAGAGAAAGAATACACTACAATCAAAACTaaagagatggaggagcaggtggagataAAG AGGTTGCGGACGGAGAACCGTCTTCTGAAGCAGAGGATAGACACGCTAGAGAAA GGACAAGTGACTCGGGCTCAGGAGGCAGAGGAGCTGTACCTGGTCAAGCGGGAGCTGGCCACACTCAAACAGCAGAGCGAGGAGGCCGGTGCTCAGCTGGAGCAGGCCAAGGCAACCACCAGGCAGCTCCATCAGCCGCAAGCG AAGGGGGCCCCTCGGTACTCTGAGGAGTCCGTCctgcagctggagagagagCTGGTGCAGGCCCGGCTGAAGGAGGCGGAGTCTCAGTGCGCCCTCAAGGAGATGCAGGACAAGATCTTGGATATAGAAAAG AGGAACACGTCGCTACCTGATGATACCAATGTGGCGCGTCTACAAGACGAGCTGATCTGCGTGAAGCTGAGAGAGGTGGAGGCTCTGACCGGCCTGAAAGAGCTGAGGCAGCAAGTCAGAGACCTGGAGGATCACTGGCAG CGTCACATGGCACGCACCGCTGGTCGCTGGAAGGACGGCCCCAAGAAGAATACGCTGTGCGAGCTGCAGGACGAGCTGATGAGCGTGAGGCTACGTGAGGCCGAGGCGCAGGCAGAGCTGAGGGAGACGCGGCAGAGGATGCTGGAGCAGGAGACGCAG AATCAGATCCACAGTAACCAGCTGCGGCGGGCGGAGCAGGAGAGTCGCTGTCTCCAGGAGTGTGTGCAAACGCTGACGCTGCAAAATAAAGACCTGCATGGGCAACTGCAGGAGATCAAGCGTAGACAAGCTGAGCTAGAGTGCAAG AGtaaggaggaggtgatggcaGTGAGGCTGCGGGAGGCAGACAACATTGCTGCAATGgctgagctccagcagcagatcTCCGAGCTAGAGATTCAG aaagaagaaggaaaggTCCAAGGCCAACTGAACCACACGGACTCGAGCCAGTACATCCACGACCTGAAAGACCAGATAGCAGAGCTAAAAGACGAG ATTCGCTGCTTAAAAGGACAGCGGGGACGGCCCGGTCAGCCCACTTTTGATGGGATCCACATCGTCAATCACTACGTGGGGGACCACGGGACCTACCAGTCCTCAGATGAAGATGCCGTCAAGGGCCCGAGCCTGCAGGAGACCCAGCAGAGGAGCAGGGTCCGGATCCGGCTGCCCGCCAACCTCGGGGACacggacagcgaggaggaggaggaggaggacgacgatgaggaagacgaggagtcCCTGCGGCTCACTGTACCCCCGAGTGGCAGCCACAAGTCCACCACCGTGTGA